A region of Streptomyces sp. R44 DNA encodes the following proteins:
- a CDS encoding NADPH-dependent FMN reductase — translation MTTYKVGYFIGSLSEKSINRILSRALLRVAPPGLDFQEIPIKDLPLYNHDFDADYPPEGRALKEAIAAVDAVLFVTPEYNRSIPGALKNAIDWASRPWGTNSFTHKPSAVIGASPGKIGTAVAQQSLRSVLSFCNSPQMNAPEAYIQFTPGLFDEDGEVTDPTTQQFLSDFMADFKAFVERVLTVLPPQR, via the coding sequence ATGACCACGTACAAGGTCGGCTACTTCATCGGCAGCCTGTCGGAGAAGTCCATCAACCGGATCTTGTCCCGCGCACTCCTCCGCGTGGCGCCGCCCGGCCTGGACTTCCAGGAGATCCCCATCAAGGACCTGCCGCTCTACAACCACGACTTCGACGCCGACTACCCGCCCGAGGGCAGGGCGCTCAAGGAGGCCATCGCGGCCGTCGACGCGGTCCTCTTCGTGACACCCGAGTACAACCGCTCCATCCCCGGCGCCCTCAAGAACGCCATCGACTGGGCCAGCCGCCCCTGGGGCACGAACTCCTTCACCCACAAGCCTTCCGCCGTCATCGGCGCCTCGCCCGGCAAGATCGGCACGGCCGTCGCCCAGCAGAGCCTCCGGTCGGTGCTCTCCTTCTGCAACTCCCCGCAGATGAACGCCCCCGAGGCGTACATCCAGTTCACCCCGGGGCTGTTCGACGAGGACGGCGAGGTCACCGATCCGACGACCCAGCAGTTCCTGAGCGACTTCATGGCCGACTTCAAGGCCTTCGTCGAGCG